In a genomic window of bacterium:
- a CDS encoding conserved phage C-terminal domain-containing protein: MFNQGWASVYVFSSMVVLADKDGVVPYDNRGLYRMLGMEAGQGHLEVTFGDFMDIIDKLSEPDDLSNLPDHEGRRIIPLHLVPEHKGDRGFWIVNYEYYLNKGSKADRQEQNSRNQQSFRDRNASATVSDRKRSSAKSAHIDVDVDVEVDKKKEKSTVERSARRAAAIRLLEYCNQKTGKNHRTTGKGADTNIRIVMARLEEYDEQTLRGVIIDRCSRWKGDPKKEEWLRPSTLFGKEKCSQYVGELPIK, translated from the coding sequence ATGTTCAATCAAGGGTGGGCGTCGGTATACGTCTTTTCATCGATGGTCGTCCTAGCGGATAAGGATGGGGTGGTCCCATACGACAACCGAGGGCTATACCGAATGCTCGGTATGGAGGCCGGACAAGGCCACCTCGAGGTTACCTTCGGGGATTTCATGGACATCATTGATAAACTCTCGGAACCTGATGACCTATCGAACTTACCCGACCACGAAGGCAGACGCATTATTCCGTTGCACCTCGTGCCCGAACACAAAGGAGACCGTGGTTTTTGGATCGTCAATTACGAATACTACCTCAATAAAGGCAGTAAGGCTGACCGGCAGGAACAGAACTCCAGGAACCAACAGTCTTTCCGGGATCGTAATGCGTCAGCAACCGTAAGCGATCGTAAGCGTTCGTCAGCGAAGTCAGCACATATAGATGTAGATGTAGATGTAGAGGTAGATAAGAAGAAAGAGAAAAGCACTGTCGAGCGAAGTGCTCGACGGGCTGCGGCTATCAGGCTTTTAGAGTACTGCAACCAGAAGACCGGGAAGAACCACCGTACAACTGGCAAGGGGGCCGATACCAACATCCGTATAGTCATGGCCCGGCTGGAGGAGTATGACGAGCAGACCCTCCGGGGGGTTATCATCGACCGCTGCTCGAGATGGAAGGGGGATCCCAAGAAAGAGGAATGGTTGAGGCCGTCCACCCTGTTTGGGAAAGAGAAGTGTTCGCAGTACGTTGGGGAGCTTCCGATCAAATGA
- a CDS encoding DUF1071 domain-containing protein, whose translation MTTFAELSKINVNAHTEKKGELTYLSWAWAVDQLLQRDPTATWEYRFSDGKPFISIGETAMVFCTVNAFQVSRTAQLPVMDHRNKAIINPDSMQLNTAMQRALAKAIALHGIGLYIYAGEDLPAEEPKAAISDKQKADWKAGVQGIDDSEKLREFWKKAAASCQDSKDVEAYKEIKALVIKRADELRAKK comes from the coding sequence ATGACGACGTTCGCCGAGCTATCGAAGATCAACGTCAACGCCCACACGGAAAAGAAGGGTGAGCTGACCTACCTATCGTGGGCGTGGGCGGTTGACCAGCTACTGCAACGAGACCCAACGGCTACCTGGGAGTACCGATTCTCCGATGGTAAGCCGTTCATATCAATCGGGGAAACGGCAATGGTGTTCTGCACCGTCAACGCCTTCCAGGTTTCCCGGACCGCGCAGCTCCCGGTCATGGACCACCGGAACAAGGCCATCATAAACCCGGACTCCATGCAGTTGAACACTGCCATGCAGAGGGCGCTCGCCAAGGCGATTGCCCTCCACGGGATCGGACTGTACATCTACGCTGGCGAGGATTTGCCGGCAGAGGAACCGAAGGCGGCCATCTCTGACAAGCAGAAGGCTGACTGGAAGGCTGGTGTCCAGGGGATCGATGACTCCGAGAAGCTCAGGGAGTTCTGGAAGAAGGCGGCCGCCTCCTGTCAAGACTCGAAAGACGTCGAGGCGTACAAGGAGATCAAGGCCCTGGTTATCAAGCGGGCCGATGAACTGAGGGCGAAGAAGTGA